One Apostichopus japonicus isolate 1M-3 chromosome 14, ASM3797524v1, whole genome shotgun sequence genomic window carries:
- the LOC139979465 gene encoding uncharacterized protein, translating into MKLYFFIFNLSGYFMMVLPVALGLTLAYPPHSAIPLVPQACPTRCKCNITTVNCSGLGLREIPEGIPPNTSSLDLSHNRISLLNLHRLKSLSDLRELNLRENRLTLLPAAMWSELPPLRVLDLSSNVIACSCPLDWLEKQFRSLDLNVRLVNQNTTDCDRYLKADAVRNTSLESCMIKGRRKRTPSCEDYCSNGGTCRPGREPPCQCVPPFSGRHCEVRSDDDKLSTQGEILISVDRVTTTSIAISWSSWSGRSQGRYVVEVYLESPSVQSFDREPTEVSLQSYVVERLLPGTSYRICVSALTEYKHQATCIVQVTQGIETTVMSATGPWKDDITFGSQSHDKTNSRNQFPWGGQNKEKPKAEGDEMHYAFISLASLFGVCLLLTIVIGLVYYKRVHSNLTEGDEAAPEVQHDGAETTADATGPPMEDIVLVLTGNEVHNGGVQNPAFDMFAECNGEAVAAATVEEEEMEKEMEEAADQNSKRLVRFTLPNNSQSCNHSSIQAVETQVSSNHQNVHGASNCKQSDGHFVVI; encoded by the coding sequence ATGAAGCTTTACTTCTTCATCTTCAATCTGTCAGGATATTTTATGATGGTTCTACCCGTGGCACTCGGTCTCACCTTAGCCTACCCTCCACACTCTGCCATCCCGCTGGTCCCACAGGCTTGTCCGACCAGATGCAAGTGCAATATTACAACTGTGAACTGTAGTGGGTTAGGGCTACGAGAGATCCCGGAGGGAATCCCACCGAACACTTCGTCCCTCGATTTGAGCCATAACAGAATATCTCTTCTAAATCTGCACAGATTGAAAAGCTTGTCAGACCTGCGAGAACTGAACTTACGAGAAAACCGGCTGACGCTTTTGCCGGCTGCCATGTGGTCGGAACTACCACCGTTAAGAGTTTTAGATCTCTCCTCTAACGTCATAGCATGTAGCTGCCCACTAGACTGGCTCGAGAAGCAGTTTCGCAGCTTAGATTTGAATGTTCGCCTTGTAAACCAAAATACGACGGATTGCGATAGGTATCTTAAAGCCGACGCAGTCCGGAACACCTCCTTAGAATCATGTATGATTAAAGGGCGTAGGAAAAGGACTCCCTCTTGCGAGGATTACTGTAGTAACGGTGGCACCTGCAGGCCAGGCAGAGAGCCGCCATGTCAATGCGTTCCTCCCTTCAGCGGGAGACACTGTGAAGTCCGCTCTGATGACGACAAATTATCTACGCAGGGTGAAATCCTGATTTCTGTGGATAGAGTGACGACTACCTCGATCGCCATCAGCTGGAGCAGTTGGAGTGGCCGCAGCCAAGGCCGATACGTGGTGGAGGTCTATTTGGAGTCCCCTTCTGTTCAGTCTTTCGACAGGGAACCCACGGAGGTATCCCTCCAAAGTTATGTGGTGGAGAGACTACTGCCTGGTACATCCTACAGAATCTGTGTGTCGGCACTGACGGAGTATAAACATCAGGCCACCTGCATCGTACAGGTCACCCAAGGCATCGAGACGACGGTCATGTCCGCCACCGGACCGTGGAAAGACGACATAACCTTCGGGTCTCAATCACACGACAAGACAAACTCCCGAAACCAGTTCCCCTGGGGAGGTCAGAACAAGGAGAAGCCGAAAGCCGAAGGCGACGAGATGCACTATGCGTTCATATCTCTGGCGTCTTTGTTCGGTGTCTGTCTGCTGTTGACCATCGTGATCGGCTTGGTCTACTACAAGAGGGTGCATAGCAACTTGACCGAGGGAGACGAGGCCGCGCCGGAAGTCCAACACGACGGCGCGGAGACGACCGCCGACGCTACTGGACCTCCGATGGAAGATATTGTGTTAGTTCTGACAGGAAATGAAGTCCACAACGGTGGTGTCCAGAATCCGGCATTTGACATGTTCGCCGAGTGCAACGGAGAGGCGGTCGCAGCAGCGacagtggaggaggaggagatggaGAAGGAGATGGAGGAGGCAGCTGATCAAAATTCAAAGCGGTTAGTGAGGTTCACCCTACCCAACAACTCACAAAGTTGCAATCATTCCAGTATTCAAGCGGTGGAAACACAAGTTAGTTCAAATCATCAGAATGTTCATGGTGCGTCAAATTGTAAACAGTCTGACGGTCATTTTGTAGTAATTTAA